Proteins from a single region of Catenulispora acidiphila DSM 44928:
- a CDS encoding SigE family RNA polymerase sigma factor, producing the protein MVASDRETGDVTVDLLTQTYRDHYSSLLKLAALLLDDLASCEDVVQEAFIRVHSARSRVRDSDKVLAYLRQTVVNLSRSALRRRLIGMRLAPKPMPDMASAEEGAYELLEKDALIHALRGIQRRQREVLVLRYFSDLTEAQVADLLGISIGSVKAYGSRGIEALRVRMEAFR; encoded by the coding sequence GTGGTGGCGTCTGACCGAGAGACCGGCGACGTCACCGTCGACCTGCTCACGCAGACGTACCGCGACCATTACAGCTCCCTGCTGAAGCTGGCCGCGCTCCTGCTGGACGATCTCGCCTCGTGCGAGGACGTGGTGCAGGAGGCGTTCATCCGGGTGCACAGCGCGCGTTCGCGGGTGCGGGACTCCGACAAGGTCCTGGCCTACCTGCGCCAGACGGTCGTGAACCTCTCCCGCTCGGCCCTGCGCCGGCGCCTGATCGGCATGCGTTTGGCGCCCAAGCCGATGCCGGACATGGCCAGCGCCGAGGAGGGCGCCTATGAACTGCTGGAGAAGGACGCCCTGATCCACGCCCTGCGGGGCATCCAGCGGCGCCAGCGCGAGGTGCTGGTGCTCCGCTATTTCTCGGACCTGACCGAGGCGCAGGTCGCCGACCTGCTCGGGATCTCGATCGGGTCGGTCAAGGCTTATGGGTCTCGCGGGATCGAGGCCCTTCGGGTACGGATGGAGGCGTTCCGGTGA
- a CDS encoding aspartate-semialdehyde dehydrogenase: MTGKKPTLAVVGATGAVGTVMLDLLSTREDVWGEIRLIASPRSAGRKLACRGEQLEVVALSEEAFEGIDVAMFDVPDEVSAQWAPIAAAKGAVAVDNSGAFRMDPQVPLVVPEVNASAARNRPKGIIANPNCTTLSMIVVLGALHQRYGLASVVAASYQAASGAGQPGIDTLRAQMEKVSGTNLGTHPGDLRGVVGDLGPFPAPLALNVVPWAGSLKEDGWSSEELKIRNESRKILGLPNLRVSATCVRVPVVTTHSVSVHASFEDEVTVAGAHEILRAAPGVVVLDDPAAGEFPTPADVVGTDPTWVGRIRRTLDDPKSLELFVCGDNLRKGAALNTAQIAEVVAAELSGKS, from the coding sequence ATGACTGGTAAGAAGCCCACCCTGGCGGTCGTGGGGGCGACCGGAGCGGTCGGGACCGTGATGCTCGACCTGCTGTCCACCCGCGAGGACGTCTGGGGCGAGATCCGTTTGATCGCCTCGCCGCGCAGCGCCGGCCGCAAGCTCGCCTGCCGCGGCGAGCAGCTGGAGGTCGTGGCGCTGTCCGAGGAGGCCTTCGAGGGCATCGACGTGGCGATGTTCGACGTGCCCGACGAGGTCTCGGCGCAGTGGGCGCCGATCGCGGCGGCCAAGGGCGCGGTGGCCGTGGACAACTCCGGCGCGTTCCGGATGGATCCGCAGGTGCCGCTGGTCGTGCCGGAGGTGAACGCCTCCGCGGCGCGCAACCGGCCCAAGGGCATCATCGCCAACCCGAACTGCACGACGCTGTCGATGATCGTGGTCCTGGGCGCCCTGCACCAGCGCTACGGCCTGGCCTCGGTCGTGGCCGCCTCCTACCAGGCGGCCTCCGGCGCCGGCCAGCCCGGCATCGACACGCTGCGCGCGCAGATGGAGAAGGTGTCCGGCACCAACCTCGGCACGCACCCCGGCGACCTGCGCGGCGTGGTCGGCGACCTGGGCCCGTTCCCGGCGCCGCTGGCGCTGAACGTGGTGCCCTGGGCCGGCTCGCTGAAGGAGGACGGCTGGTCCTCCGAGGAGCTGAAGATCCGCAACGAGTCGCGCAAGATCCTGGGTCTGCCGAACCTGCGGGTCTCGGCGACCTGTGTGCGCGTCCCGGTGGTCACCACGCACTCGGTCTCGGTGCACGCCAGCTTCGAGGACGAGGTCACCGTGGCCGGCGCGCACGAGATACTGCGGGCCGCCCCGGGCGTCGTCGTGCTCGACGACCCGGCGGCCGGGGAGTTCCCGACCCCGGCGGACGTGGTGGGCACCGACCCGACGTGGGTGGGCCGCATCCGACGCACGCTGGACGACCCGAAGTCGCTGGAGCTGTTCGTGTGCGGGGACAACCTGCGCAAGGGCGCCGCGCTGAACACCGCGCAGATCGCCGAGGTCGTGGCGGCGGAGCTGAGCGGAAAGAGCTAG
- a CDS encoding aspartate kinase produces MGLIVQKYGGSSVADAESIKRVAKRIMETRRAGHEVCVVVSAMGDTTDELIDLAKQVSPIPEGREYDMLLTAGERISMSLVAMAINSMGGDARSYTGSQAGVITDQSFNRARITSVTPGRLRTALDEGAITIVAGFQGVSETTKDITTLGRGGSDTTAVALAAALGADVCEIYTDVDGVFSADPRLVPKARKLNRVTYEEMLELAASGAKILHLRSVEYARRFNVPIHVRSSFAQHEGTWVRAREEGETVEQAIIAGVAHDTSEAKVTVVGVPDKPGVAAQIFRTIADAELNIDMVVQNISAAATGRTDISFTLPVADGRRAITALQKVQPAIGFESLLFDDQIAKVSLVGAGMKSHPGVTAVFFEALSNVGVNAEMISTSEIRISVVCRADVVKDAVAALHTAFGLDADGEEAVVYGGTGR; encoded by the coding sequence GTGGGCCTCATCGTCCAGAAGTACGGAGGCAGCTCCGTTGCCGACGCCGAGAGCATCAAGCGTGTCGCCAAACGCATCATGGAGACCCGCCGGGCCGGGCACGAGGTGTGCGTCGTGGTGTCGGCGATGGGCGACACCACCGATGAGCTGATCGACCTGGCCAAGCAGGTCTCGCCGATCCCGGAGGGCCGGGAGTACGACATGCTGCTCACCGCCGGCGAGCGCATCTCGATGTCGCTGGTGGCGATGGCGATCAACTCCATGGGCGGGGACGCGCGCAGCTACACCGGCTCGCAGGCCGGCGTGATCACCGACCAGTCGTTCAACCGGGCCCGCATCACCTCGGTGACGCCGGGCCGGCTGCGCACGGCGCTGGACGAGGGCGCGATCACCATCGTGGCCGGCTTCCAGGGCGTCTCGGAGACCACCAAGGACATCACCACGCTGGGCCGCGGCGGCTCGGACACCACCGCGGTCGCGCTGGCCGCCGCCCTCGGTGCCGATGTCTGCGAGATCTACACCGACGTGGACGGCGTCTTCTCCGCCGACCCGCGGCTGGTGCCCAAGGCCCGCAAACTGAACCGGGTCACCTATGAGGAGATGCTGGAACTCGCCGCGTCCGGCGCGAAGATCCTGCACCTGCGCAGCGTGGAGTACGCGCGCCGGTTCAACGTCCCGATCCATGTCCGTTCCTCGTTCGCCCAGCACGAGGGCACCTGGGTCCGCGCAAGAGAAGAAGGAGAGACCGTGGAGCAAGCCATCATCGCCGGCGTCGCTCATGACACCAGCGAGGCGAAGGTCACGGTGGTGGGCGTGCCCGACAAGCCGGGCGTGGCCGCCCAGATCTTCCGCACCATCGCCGACGCTGAGCTGAACATCGACATGGTGGTGCAGAACATCTCGGCCGCCGCGACCGGCCGGACGGACATCTCCTTCACGCTGCCGGTCGCCGACGGCCGCCGGGCGATCACCGCGCTGCAGAAGGTGCAGCCGGCGATCGGCTTCGAGTCGCTGCTGTTCGACGACCAGATCGCCAAGGTGTCGCTGGTCGGCGCGGGCATGAAGTCCCACCCCGGGGTCACCGCGGTGTTCTTCGAGGCCCTGTCCAACGTCGGCGTGAACGCCGAGATGATCTCGACCTCGGAGATCCGCATCTCCGTGGTCTGCCGCGCCGACGTCGTCAAGGACGCCGTCGCCGCACTGCACACCGCCTTCGGCCTGGATGCCGACGGCGAGGAAGCCGTGGTTTACGGAGGCACCGGCCGATGA
- a CDS encoding DUF5063 domain-containing protein translates to MSEPMTSDDLSEFAIEIHDQVTSFLLSVRAVARGDAPDSSVPILLLETSQLLLAGGRLGAIRDVVPDERFETDAGPDPDLDELREKLNALLKPVNTYKEVFDPLAPKSEIETRRISDDLALVCADLAHGLAHYKAERVTEALWWWQFSYLSSWGPAASAVQRALLSVVARSRLGATTG, encoded by the coding sequence ATGTCTGAACCGATGACCTCCGACGATTTGTCGGAATTCGCGATCGAGATCCACGACCAGGTCACCTCCTTCCTGCTCTCGGTACGCGCGGTGGCGCGCGGCGACGCCCCGGACAGCAGCGTGCCGATCCTGCTCCTGGAGACCTCGCAGCTGCTGCTGGCCGGCGGGCGCCTGGGCGCCATCCGGGACGTGGTGCCCGACGAGCGCTTCGAGACCGACGCCGGTCCCGACCCGGACCTGGACGAGCTGCGGGAGAAGCTGAACGCGCTGCTCAAGCCGGTGAACACCTACAAGGAGGTGTTCGACCCGCTGGCGCCGAAGTCCGAGATCGAGACCCGGCGCATCTCCGACGACCTGGCCCTGGTCTGCGCGGACCTGGCGCACGGCCTGGCCCACTACAAGGCCGAGCGCGTCACTGAAGCGCTGTGGTGGTGGCAGTTCTCCTACCTGTCCAGCTGGGGTCCGGCGGCCTCGGCGGTGCAGCGGGCGCTGCTGTCGGTGGTGGCCCGCTCCCGGCTCGGCGCGACCACCGGTTGA
- the recR gene encoding recombination mediator RecR translates to MYEGVVQDLIDELGHLPNIGPKSAQRIAFHLLQADPADVRRLAEVLIRAKEQVRFCAVCFNVAEQQECKICRDPRRDPSSLCVVEESKDVVAVEKTREFRGRYHVLGGAISPIDGVGPDDLRVKELLKRLADGVITEVILATDPNLEGEATATYLARLIKPLGLRVTRLASGLPVGGDLEYADEVTLGRAFEGRRQLDV, encoded by the coding sequence ATGTACGAGGGTGTGGTCCAGGATTTGATCGACGAGCTCGGCCATCTGCCCAACATCGGGCCCAAATCGGCGCAGCGCATCGCCTTCCACCTGCTGCAGGCCGACCCCGCAGACGTGCGGCGGCTGGCCGAGGTCCTGATCCGGGCCAAGGAGCAGGTGCGGTTCTGCGCGGTCTGCTTCAACGTCGCCGAGCAGCAGGAGTGCAAGATCTGCCGGGATCCCCGGCGCGATCCGAGCAGCCTGTGCGTGGTGGAGGAGTCCAAGGACGTCGTCGCGGTGGAGAAGACGCGCGAGTTCCGCGGCCGCTACCACGTGCTGGGCGGGGCCATCTCGCCGATCGACGGCGTGGGCCCGGACGACCTGCGGGTCAAGGAACTGCTCAAGCGGCTGGCCGACGGCGTGATCACCGAGGTGATCCTGGCCACCGACCCGAACCTGGAAGGGGAGGCCACCGCCACGTACCTGGCGCGGCTCATCAAACCCCTCGGGCTGCGGGTGACCCGGCTGGCATCGGGCCTGCCGGTGGGCGGGGATCTGGAATACGCCGACGAGGTCACCCTCGGCCGGGCGTTCGAGGGGAGAAGACAGCTCGATGTCTGA
- a CDS encoding YbaB/EbfC family nucleoid-associated protein has translation MPDLGGMDLQGMLGQAMQMQQRMVEAQQELERTIVSGSAGGGLVTAKVTGTGDLVGLDIKPEAADPEDTETLADLVIAAVRDARAAADKLAADKMGPLAGGGMPDLGNLGNLFG, from the coding sequence ATGCCGGACCTCGGCGGCATGGACCTGCAGGGCATGCTCGGCCAGGCCATGCAGATGCAGCAGCGCATGGTCGAGGCGCAGCAGGAACTGGAGCGCACGATCGTCTCCGGCAGCGCCGGCGGCGGTCTGGTGACCGCCAAGGTGACCGGCACCGGGGACCTGGTGGGTCTGGACATCAAGCCCGAGGCCGCCGACCCCGAGGACACCGAGACGCTGGCCGACCTGGTGATCGCCGCGGTGCGCGACGCGCGCGCGGCGGCGGACAAGCTGGCCGCGGACAAGATGGGCCCGCTGGCCGGCGGCGGGATGCCCGACCTGGGCAACCTCGGCAATCTGTTCGGCTGA
- a CDS encoding DNA polymerase III subunit gamma and tau — translation MSLALYRRYRPETFEEVVGQEHVTLPLQQALRNGRVNHAYLFSGPRGCGKTTSARILARCLNCEQGPTPTPCGTCRSCVELANGGSGSIDVIEIDAASHGGVDDARDLRERAFFAPAASRFKIYIIDEAHMVTSAGFNALLKVVEEPPPHLKFIFATTEPEKVIGTIRSRTHHYPFRLIPPGVLREHLNDITAREGIKVEPEVLPLVVRAGAGSARDAMSVLDQLLAGADENGVTYAMATGLLGYTDAALLDRLVEAFAGNDGAAVFGLVDQVVESGHDPRRFLTDLLERFRDLVVLNAVTDAGAARALIDVPDDQFERMAGQARSFGASELSRAADLVNTGLTEMRGATAPRLLLELVCARVLLPGADDAERGLVARVDRLERRGVVLGAAAPAPMAPMGSGPRVVEDEYDEPPVRRPSAAGAGAGASVPAGSVPSGGNPQNAPDNQQATGGGSLGTPPWEQGGGPSAANSGGGAEQSAANSGGAPNPAAGPLGTPPWEQGAGAPAAANANANANNNANANAPEPSSTGSGPAAATSQGALGTPPWESGAPNAGASQQANAGPGPSSESAPSWAADATAPSSASVPEPPAWAADEPSAPQPAPTPAAVPQPQPQPSPPSPGGAAPAGIDIRRMWPDLVEEVKRRDGRVSWMLLSQNSQVLGLDGDRLQVAFVSAGARDRFVSRGTSDTLRQAVRDMFGFQWQVDAIVDPSQTPGTQVAPGVSMTPPPPAQMPPPPSSYQPSQAQQAASQPSQPSQPSPPPQREPEPPRAAAPASSAHQAQQPSQAQQKPAAAPAPPASPPPPPTPVVRPEDDVVSDDDEVLAEDNASAHELVVRELGAQRLDAED, via the coding sequence GTGTCCCTCGCGCTGTATCGCCGCTATCGGCCCGAGACCTTTGAGGAGGTCGTCGGCCAGGAGCACGTGACGCTACCCCTGCAGCAGGCGCTCCGGAACGGTCGGGTGAACCACGCCTACCTGTTCAGCGGGCCTCGGGGGTGCGGCAAGACCACCAGTGCGCGGATTCTGGCGCGCTGCCTGAACTGCGAGCAGGGACCCACGCCGACGCCGTGCGGGACGTGCCGGTCGTGTGTGGAGCTGGCGAACGGCGGGTCGGGGTCGATCGACGTGATCGAGATCGACGCGGCTTCGCACGGCGGGGTGGACGACGCGCGCGATCTGCGGGAGCGGGCCTTCTTCGCGCCGGCGGCGTCCCGGTTCAAGATCTACATCATCGACGAGGCGCACATGGTGACCTCGGCGGGGTTCAACGCCCTGCTGAAGGTCGTGGAAGAGCCGCCGCCGCATCTGAAGTTCATCTTCGCCACCACCGAGCCGGAGAAGGTGATCGGGACCATCCGGTCCCGGACGCACCACTATCCGTTCCGGCTGATCCCGCCCGGCGTGCTGCGCGAGCACCTGAATGACATCACCGCCCGCGAGGGCATCAAGGTGGAGCCGGAGGTGCTGCCGCTGGTGGTGCGGGCCGGTGCCGGATCGGCGCGGGACGCGATGTCGGTGCTGGACCAGCTGCTGGCCGGTGCCGACGAGAACGGCGTCACCTACGCGATGGCCACCGGGCTGCTCGGCTACACCGACGCCGCGCTGTTGGACCGGCTGGTCGAGGCCTTCGCCGGGAACGACGGCGCCGCGGTGTTCGGCCTGGTGGACCAGGTCGTCGAGAGCGGGCACGATCCGCGGCGGTTCCTGACCGACCTGCTGGAGCGCTTCCGCGACCTGGTGGTCCTGAACGCGGTCACCGACGCCGGAGCCGCCCGGGCCCTGATCGACGTGCCCGACGACCAGTTCGAGCGGATGGCCGGGCAGGCGCGGTCCTTCGGCGCCTCCGAGCTGTCCCGCGCGGCCGACCTGGTGAACACCGGGCTGACCGAGATGCGCGGCGCCACCGCGCCCCGCCTGCTGCTGGAGCTGGTGTGCGCCCGCGTGCTGCTGCCCGGCGCCGACGACGCCGAGCGCGGCCTGGTCGCGCGGGTGGACCGGCTGGAGCGGCGCGGCGTGGTGCTCGGCGCCGCCGCCCCCGCGCCGATGGCGCCGATGGGCAGCGGGCCGCGCGTGGTGGAGGACGAGTACGACGAGCCGCCGGTGCGCCGGCCGAGCGCTGCGGGTGCAGGCGCTGGCGCTTCGGTACCGGCCGGTTCGGTGCCGAGCGGTGGGAATCCGCAGAATGCTCCGGACAATCAGCAGGCAACTGGCGGGGGCAGTCTCGGAACGCCGCCTTGGGAGCAGGGCGGCGGCCCGTCTGCGGCGAACAGCGGCGGCGGGGCTGAGCAGTCCGCGGCGAACAGTGGAGGTGCGCCGAACCCGGCGGCCGGTCCGCTGGGGACACCGCCGTGGGAGCAGGGCGCTGGCGCGCCGGCTGCCGCGAACGCCAATGCCAACGCCAATAACAACGCCAACGCCAATGCCCCTGAGCCGAGCAGCACTGGCAGCGGACCTGCTGCCGCTACCAGCCAGGGCGCCCTCGGCACACCGCCGTGGGAATCAGGCGCGCCGAACGCCGGTGCCAGCCAGCAGGCAAACGCCGGGCCCGGACCGTCTTCCGAAAGCGCACCCTCCTGGGCCGCCGACGCCACCGCACCCTCGAGCGCCAGCGTCCCCGAACCTCCGGCATGGGCAGCGGACGAACCCAGCGCTCCCCAGCCGGCTCCGACTCCAGCCGCCGTCCCCCAACCGCAGCCCCAGCCCTCACCGCCTTCACCAGGCGGCGCCGCACCCGCCGGCATCGACATCCGCCGCATGTGGCCGGACCTGGTCGAGGAGGTCAAGCGCCGCGACGGCCGGGTGAGCTGGATGCTCCTGAGTCAGAACTCGCAGGTGCTCGGCCTGGACGGCGACCGCCTGCAGGTGGCGTTCGTCAGCGCCGGCGCGCGGGACCGCTTCGTGAGCCGGGGGACCTCCGACACGCTGCGCCAGGCCGTGCGCGACATGTTCGGCTTCCAGTGGCAGGTCGACGCGATCGTCGATCCGTCGCAGACCCCTGGGACGCAGGTCGCGCCGGGCGTCTCCATGACGCCGCCGCCCCCGGCGCAGATGCCTCCGCCGCCGAGCTCGTATCAGCCCTCGCAGGCTCAGCAGGCGGCGTCGCAGCCGTCCCAGCCCTCGCAGCCGTCACCGCCCCCGCAGCGTGAGCCCGAGCCGCCGCGTGCCGCCGCCCCGGCGTCGTCCGCGCACCAAGCTCAACAACCCTCACAGGCGCAGCAGAAGCCGGCTGCCGCCCCGGCGCCCCCGGCATCGCCGCCGCCACCCCCGACCCCTGTGGTCCGTCCCGAGGACGATGTCGTCTCCGACGACGACGAGGTCCTCGCCGAGGACAACGCCTCAGCCCACGAACTCGTCGTCCGGGAACTCGGCGCGCAGCGGTTGGACGCCGAGGACTGA
- a CDS encoding FBP domain-containing protein, with protein MHPLTEDAIRASFANCSQGEAKRIPMPRDLAQTPWDDLDFLGWRDLGAQDRAYLVTPRGDGLTGVTLRSAASRKGFLRRNLCSLCLTTHAGGGVSLMTGRKAGDAGRQGNSVGLYLCSDLACSLYIRGVKSPGAAGDRLEETLKVEEQVGRMAGKLEEFLARLGV; from the coding sequence ATGCACCCCCTCACCGAAGACGCCATCCGGGCCAGCTTCGCCAACTGTTCCCAAGGCGAGGCCAAGCGCATCCCCATGCCCCGCGACCTGGCGCAGACCCCCTGGGACGACCTCGACTTCCTCGGCTGGCGCGACCTCGGCGCCCAGGACCGCGCCTACCTCGTGACCCCGCGCGGCGACGGCCTGACCGGCGTCACCCTGCGCAGCGCCGCAAGCCGCAAGGGCTTCCTGCGCCGCAACCTGTGCTCACTGTGTCTGACGACACACGCCGGCGGCGGCGTGTCGCTGATGACCGGCCGCAAGGCAGGAGACGCCGGCCGCCAGGGCAACTCGGTGGGCCTCTACCTCTGCTCAGACCTCGCGTGCTCCCTGTACATCCGCGGCGTGAAATCACCCGGCGCGGCCGGCGACCGCCTCGAGGAGACCCTGAAGGTCGAGGAGCAGGTCGGACGCATGGCCGGCAAGCTCGAGGAGTTCCTGGCGCGGCTCGGCGTGTGA
- a CDS encoding SigE family RNA polymerase sigma factor: MGSRSAEHPDTREEFREFAVASQSHLRRSAYLLCGDWHFAEDLVQIAFDRIYRHWNRVRDADNPGAYARHVVYRCFLDSKRKSRLDTVPVEHLPENPAPPEHTETRLAVLDALKCLPPRTRAVVVLRYWEDLSVEQTAGILDISQGSVKSMASRGLALLRTSLAGVADGPGRS; encoded by the coding sequence ATGGGAAGTCGCTCTGCCGAGCACCCCGATACGCGGGAGGAGTTCCGCGAGTTCGCGGTGGCCAGCCAGAGCCACCTGCGGCGGTCGGCCTATCTCCTGTGCGGCGACTGGCATTTCGCCGAGGACCTCGTCCAGATCGCGTTCGACCGCATCTACCGGCACTGGAACCGGGTCCGCGACGCGGACAACCCCGGCGCCTATGCGCGGCACGTGGTCTACCGGTGCTTTCTGGACTCCAAGAGAAAGTCGCGCCTGGACACGGTGCCCGTGGAACACCTCCCCGAGAACCCCGCGCCGCCGGAGCACACCGAGACCCGGCTCGCGGTGCTGGACGCGCTGAAGTGCCTGCCTCCCCGGACCCGCGCGGTCGTGGTGCTGCGGTACTGGGAGGACCTGAGCGTGGAGCAGACCGCGGGGATCCTCGACATCTCCCAGGGTTCGGTGAAGAGCATGGCCAGCCGCGGGCTGGCGTTGTTGCGGACGTCGCTGGCCGGGGTCGCCGACGGGCCGGGCCGATCGTGA
- a CDS encoding type II toxin-antitoxin system VapB family antitoxin, with protein MIFKRIGEGRPYPDHGRSFKEWAEVAPRQIRLDQLITTKRHLDLDALLSQDSTFYGDLFAHVVHWRGGYYLEDGLHRAVRAALQQRTVLHARVLDLEG; from the coding sequence GTGATCTTCAAGCGCATCGGCGAAGGGCGGCCCTACCCCGACCACGGACGCTCCTTCAAGGAGTGGGCCGAGGTCGCCCCGCGCCAGATCCGCTTGGATCAGCTCATCACCACGAAGCGCCACCTGGACCTGGACGCCCTGCTGTCCCAGGACTCCACCTTCTACGGCGACCTGTTCGCGCATGTCGTGCACTGGCGGGGCGGCTATTACCTGGAGGACGGCCTGCACCGCGCGGTGCGCGCCGCGCTCCAACAGCGCACCGTACTGCACGCACGGGTGCTGGACCTCGAGGGATGA
- a CDS encoding LppU/SCO3897 family protein, whose product MRNRAATLTGAVAVIAILAGVLWYANRPAPSPAKAGDCITAPSGGSFKTVGCTDHGAAFKVAAVLATGDSNGCDAYPAVVMSVVDENHTKTLCLDSAK is encoded by the coding sequence ATGAGGAACCGCGCAGCCACCCTCACCGGTGCTGTCGCCGTCATAGCGATCCTGGCAGGCGTGCTCTGGTACGCGAACCGCCCCGCGCCGTCGCCGGCGAAAGCGGGCGACTGCATCACGGCGCCCTCCGGCGGCAGCTTCAAGACCGTCGGCTGCACCGACCACGGCGCCGCCTTCAAGGTGGCCGCGGTACTCGCCACCGGCGACAGCAACGGCTGCGATGCCTACCCAGCAGTGGTCATGTCCGTCGTGGACGAGAACCACACCAAGACCCTGTGCCTCGACAGCGCCAAGTAG
- a CDS encoding MFS transporter: MSDLRELLRSGLFRRLFATRLIGQFGDGVFQVALAAFVVFSPQKEATAAEVAKAFALLLVPFTVIGPFAGVFLDRWRRRQVLLYANVMRAGIVLIVAAQVLAGHSGILFYASALGVLSCNRFILAGLSAALPQAVDNKRLVVANAVSPTAGTLAATLGGSVGVVVRALVGSGDRANALILVVAAVLYMAGGLVARTMKRDSLGPDQSPGTSTWSELKVVARGLVEGLEHLKERKPAAAALAAITANRFCYGLTTIMVLLLFRNTFNDPQDTNAGLRGFGTAVAVSGFGYFIAAFASPIILRHVRFSTWITVCMIGSGVALAASAGWWRVVPLLIGALVLGFLAQGQKICTDTTVQRNVEDSYRGRVFSLYDMLFNGAFVAAAAVAAATLPASGKSTALLYATVAVYLVTGIAYAWFRAASRSAHHDRSSVSAVS; encoded by the coding sequence GTGAGTGATCTCCGGGAGTTGCTGCGATCGGGGCTCTTCCGGCGGCTGTTCGCGACCCGCCTGATCGGCCAGTTCGGCGACGGCGTGTTCCAGGTGGCCCTGGCGGCCTTCGTCGTGTTCTCCCCGCAGAAGGAGGCGACGGCCGCGGAGGTCGCGAAAGCGTTCGCGCTTCTGCTGGTCCCCTTCACGGTCATCGGGCCGTTCGCCGGAGTCTTCTTGGACCGGTGGCGCCGTCGGCAGGTGCTGCTCTACGCCAACGTCATGCGCGCCGGGATCGTGCTGATCGTGGCGGCCCAAGTCCTCGCCGGACACAGCGGAATCCTCTTCTACGCCTCCGCTCTAGGGGTTCTCAGCTGCAACCGCTTCATCCTCGCCGGATTGTCGGCCGCTCTTCCACAGGCTGTGGATAACAAACGGCTCGTCGTCGCCAACGCGGTCTCGCCGACCGCCGGAACACTCGCCGCGACCCTCGGCGGCTCCGTGGGAGTCGTGGTCCGCGCACTCGTCGGATCCGGGGACAGAGCCAACGCCCTCATCCTCGTCGTCGCCGCTGTCCTCTATATGGCGGGCGGTCTAGTAGCCCGCACCATGAAGCGCGACTCCCTGGGTCCGGACCAGAGCCCAGGAACCTCCACATGGAGCGAGCTGAAGGTCGTGGCGCGCGGACTAGTGGAGGGCTTGGAGCATCTGAAGGAACGCAAGCCCGCGGCCGCGGCGCTGGCCGCGATCACCGCCAACCGCTTCTGCTACGGCCTGACGACCATCATGGTCCTGCTGTTGTTCCGCAACACCTTCAACGACCCGCAGGACACCAACGCCGGTCTGCGCGGCTTCGGAACAGCGGTCGCCGTCTCCGGATTCGGCTACTTCATCGCCGCCTTCGCCTCGCCGATCATCTTGCGCCACGTGAGGTTCTCCACCTGGATCACGGTCTGCATGATCGGATCCGGGGTCGCGCTGGCCGCCTCCGCCGGCTGGTGGCGCGTCGTCCCGCTGCTGATCGGCGCGCTCGTCCTGGGGTTCCTGGCGCAGGGGCAGAAGATCTGTACCGACACCACTGTGCAGCGCAATGTGGAGGACTCTTATAGAGGACGCGTGTTCTCGCTCTACGACATGCTCTTCAACGGCGCGTTCGTCGCGGCGGCCGCTGTGGCCGCCGCGACGCTGCCGGCGTCCGGGAAGTCGACGGCGCTCCTGTACGCGACCGTCGCCGTGTACCTGGTGACCGGAATCGCTTATGCCTGGTTCCGCGCGGCTTCCCGCTCGGCCCACCACGACCGCAGTTCCGTCTCCGCCGTCTCGTGA